A region from the Inhella inkyongensis genome encodes:
- a CDS encoding COX15/CtaA family protein encodes MNTVDLSPLLQLLLLGLALGSLPLGYWLLRGRGQAPRQRLRALLLVTLFLTFDLVVFGAFTRLSDSGLGCPDWPGCFGEASPLGAHSEIAEQQALRPQGPVTRGKAWVEMVHRYWASAVGFLIVVAAALSWRWRAQLPAGAPLWASFTLLWVLLQGAFGALTVTMKLFPAIVTLHLLFGLGLLVLLMRQAHALGDMQPLDGPGLRPLALACALALGLQIALGGWVSTNYAVLVCSDFPTCQGQWWPKMDFAQGFALWRELGQTHGGDWLGFPALTAIHVTHRLGALVLTGLLLGLVIRLWAQAPRLARTLLALLALQVLTGVSNVVLGWPLVAALLHSAGAAGLVLVLTALYGRLRPTPQPETSFNKQVMA; translated from the coding sequence ATGAATACCGTCGATTTGTCGCCGCTGCTCCAACTGCTGTTACTGGGTTTGGCCCTGGGCAGTCTGCCTCTGGGCTATTGGCTGCTGCGCGGGCGCGGCCAGGCGCCGCGCCAGCGCCTGCGTGCCCTGTTGCTGGTGACCCTGTTCCTGACCTTTGACCTGGTGGTGTTCGGCGCGTTCACTCGGTTGTCGGACTCTGGCCTGGGTTGCCCGGATTGGCCCGGTTGCTTTGGCGAAGCCAGCCCTTTGGGCGCGCACAGCGAAATTGCCGAGCAGCAGGCCTTGCGCCCCCAGGGGCCGGTCACCCGTGGCAAGGCCTGGGTGGAGATGGTGCATCGCTACTGGGCCAGTGCCGTGGGCTTTTTGATCGTGGTGGCCGCCGCGCTGTCCTGGCGCTGGCGTGCGCAGTTGCCGGCTGGCGCGCCGTTATGGGCCAGTTTCACGCTGCTGTGGGTGTTGCTGCAGGGGGCTTTTGGTGCGTTGACCGTCACGATGAAGCTGTTCCCGGCCATCGTCACCTTGCACCTGCTGTTCGGGCTCGGTCTGCTGGTGCTGTTGATGCGTCAGGCCCACGCACTGGGGGATATGCAGCCCCTGGACGGCCCTGGCCTGCGCCCCCTCGCGCTGGCCTGCGCGCTCGCACTCGGGCTTCAGATCGCGCTGGGCGGCTGGGTCAGCACCAATTACGCCGTGCTGGTGTGCTCCGACTTCCCGACTTGTCAGGGCCAGTGGTGGCCCAAGATGGATTTCGCCCAGGGCTTTGCGCTGTGGCGTGAATTGGGCCAGACCCATGGCGGCGACTGGTTGGGCTTCCCGGCGCTGACCGCTATCCATGTGACCCACCGCCTGGGAGCGCTGGTGCTGACGGGTCTGCTGCTTGGGCTGGTCATTCGCCTCTGGGCTCAGGCGCCGCGTCTTGCCCGCACCCTCTTGGCCTTGCTGGCTCTGCAGGTGCTGACGGGCGTCTCCAATGTGGTGCTGGGCTGGCCGCTGGTGGCCGCTTTGCTGCACAGCGCGGGTGCGGCCGGGCTGGTGCTGGTCCTGACGGCTCTGTACGGGCGACTACGGCCCACGCCGCAGCCCGAAACTTCATTCAACAAGCAGGTGATGGCATGA
- a CDS encoding cytochrome c oxidase subunit 3 encodes MAAASPGAAPHYFVPGPSRHPVMASIGLFFVVLGAGQWVNGHGWGAYSLLFGLLWWGFVLKQWFGDAIRESEGGLYSDRIDVSFRWSMGWFIFSEVMFFAAFFGALYWARVHSVPTLGNAEHALLWPDFKALWPSSNPGFTAAPAGTIEAFQTIGPWPLPTVNTALLLTSGVTLTIAHHALIAGNRSKTIKFMWLTVLLGIIFLFVQGYEYAHAYRDLNLKLSSGIFGSTFFMLTGFHGFHVFVGMLMLLFITLRLQKGHFTPQRHFGFEGAAWYWHFVDVVWLGLYVIVYWM; translated from the coding sequence ATGGCAGCAGCAAGCCCCGGGGCCGCGCCCCATTACTTTGTGCCTGGCCCGTCCCGTCATCCGGTGATGGCGTCCATCGGCCTGTTCTTCGTCGTCCTTGGCGCGGGCCAATGGGTGAATGGTCACGGCTGGGGGGCGTACTCCCTACTGTTCGGCCTGCTGTGGTGGGGCTTCGTGCTCAAGCAGTGGTTCGGTGACGCCATCCGCGAGAGCGAAGGTGGCCTCTACAGCGACCGCATCGATGTCTCCTTCCGCTGGAGCATGGGCTGGTTCATCTTCTCGGAAGTGATGTTCTTCGCCGCCTTCTTCGGCGCGCTCTACTGGGCCCGCGTGCACTCGGTGCCCACCCTGGGCAATGCCGAACACGCGCTGCTGTGGCCCGACTTCAAGGCCCTGTGGCCGAGCAGCAACCCGGGCTTTACGGCGGCGCCGGCCGGCACCATCGAGGCCTTCCAGACCATCGGTCCCTGGCCGCTGCCGACCGTCAACACCGCCCTGCTGTTGACCTCGGGCGTGACGCTGACGATCGCGCACCACGCGCTGATCGCTGGCAACCGCAGCAAAACCATCAAGTTCATGTGGCTGACCGTGCTGCTGGGCATCATCTTCCTGTTCGTGCAGGGCTATGAGTACGCGCATGCTTACCGCGACCTGAACCTGAAGCTGAGCTCTGGCATCTTCGGCTCCACCTTCTTCATGCTGACCGGCTTCCACGGCTTCCACGTGTTCGTCGGCATGCTGATGCTGCTCTTCATCACCCTGCGCCTGCAAAAGGGCCACTTCACGCCGCAGCGCCACTTCGGTTTCGAGGGCGCGGCCTGGTACTGGCACTTCGTGGACGTGGTCTGGCTGGGTCTCTACGTCATCGTCTACTGGATGTAA
- the cyoE gene encoding heme o synthase, with protein sequence MSATMSTWRQYYALTKPRVVQLIVFCALIGMALAVPGWPSGSEWRTIGAACAGIWLVAAAAAAFNCLIEQHIDARMKRTAWRPTARGELSPRQALVFSALLCSAGAVVLLVWVNALTLWLTLATFVGYAVIYTVWLKPTTPQNIVIGGASGAMPPVLGWAAMRGELGAEAWLMCLIIFLWTPPHFWALALYRVEDYRRSGLPMLPVTHGSDFTRLQVLLYTWVLLAATLLPFLIGMSGWLYLVAALGLGLRFCWFGWRLYRDYSDELARRTFWFSIWYLTLLFAALLVDHYAAAWLY encoded by the coding sequence ATGAGCGCCACGATGTCGACATGGCGCCAGTACTACGCGCTGACCAAGCCCCGGGTGGTGCAGCTGATCGTTTTTTGTGCCCTCATTGGCATGGCCCTGGCGGTGCCGGGCTGGCCCAGCGGGTCGGAGTGGCGCACGATAGGTGCGGCGTGTGCGGGCATCTGGCTTGTGGCGGCTGCGGCTGCGGCCTTCAACTGCTTGATTGAGCAGCACATCGATGCACGCATGAAGCGCACCGCCTGGCGCCCCACGGCGCGCGGTGAGCTTTCGCCGCGCCAGGCCCTGGTGTTTTCGGCCCTCTTGTGCAGCGCCGGCGCGGTCGTGTTGCTGGTGTGGGTCAATGCACTGACGCTGTGGCTGACCCTGGCCACCTTCGTCGGCTATGCCGTGATCTACACCGTCTGGCTCAAGCCCACTACGCCGCAAAACATTGTGATCGGGGGGGCTTCGGGCGCCATGCCGCCGGTGCTGGGCTGGGCGGCAATGCGCGGTGAGCTGGGTGCCGAGGCCTGGCTGATGTGTTTGATCATCTTCCTCTGGACTCCGCCGCACTTCTGGGCGCTGGCGCTCTATCGCGTCGAGGACTATCGCCGCTCGGGTTTGCCGATGCTGCCCGTGACCCATGGCAGTGACTTCACCCGCCTGCAGGTCCTGCTCTACACCTGGGTGCTGCTGGCGGCCACACTCCTGCCCTTCCTGATCGGCATGAGTGGCTGGCTTTACCTGGTGGCGGCCTTGGGCTTAGGCCTGCGTTTCTGCTGGTTCGGCTGGCGCCTCTATCGCGACTATTCGGACGAGCTGGCGCGCCGCACTTTCTGGTTCTCGATCTGGTACTTGACCCTGCTGTTCGCAGCCCTTTTGGTGGACCACTATGCCGCTGCCTGGCTTTACTGA
- a CDS encoding SCO family protein — protein MVRHIDRRTLLAASLALAGCDSQPKAAFQGIDLTGAAYARELKLSDPAGQPRSLADFKGKVVVLFFGYTQCPDVCPSTLGELQLVKQELGKDGERVQGLFVTVDPERDTPELLGQYIANFGPGMTALRGNPEQTQAAAKEFKVFYAKVPSKDGQSYTMDHTAASFLFDPQGQVRVYARYGQGPKALLHDLKLLLAGA, from the coding sequence ATGGTTCGACACATCGATCGACGCACCCTGTTGGCCGCCAGCCTGGCATTGGCGGGCTGTGATTCCCAGCCCAAAGCGGCCTTTCAGGGGATCGACTTGACGGGGGCGGCCTACGCCCGCGAGCTGAAGTTGAGCGACCCGGCCGGTCAGCCGCGCAGCCTGGCCGACTTCAAGGGCAAGGTGGTGGTGCTGTTCTTCGGCTACACGCAGTGCCCGGATGTGTGCCCGAGCACTTTGGGCGAGCTGCAGCTTGTGAAGCAGGAACTGGGCAAGGACGGCGAACGGGTGCAAGGCCTGTTTGTGACCGTAGACCCGGAGCGCGACACGCCCGAGTTGCTGGGGCAGTACATCGCCAACTTCGGCCCCGGCATGACGGCGCTACGCGGTAACCCCGAGCAGACGCAGGCGGCAGCCAAGGAGTTCAAGGTCTTCTACGCCAAGGTGCCCTCGAAGGATGGCCAGAGCTACACCATGGATCACACGGCGGCCAGCTTCCTGTTCGATCCGCAGGGCCAGGTGCGGGTCTACGCCCGCTACGGGCAGGGCCCCAAGGCCCTGCTGCATGACCTGAAGTTGCTGTTGGCGGGGGCCTAA
- a CDS encoding DUF2970 domain-containing protein translates to MDELKEAVARPMSFGQTVRAVAWSFFGVRKGAEHEADMAKLNPVHVIIAGVIGAALFVLTLVALVRWVIASGVAS, encoded by the coding sequence ATTGATGAGTTGAAGGAGGCTGTCGCGCGTCCGATGTCCTTTGGGCAAACGGTGCGCGCAGTGGCCTGGAGTTTTTTTGGCGTGCGCAAGGGCGCTGAGCACGAGGCCGATATGGCCAAGCTCAACCCGGTACACGTGATCATTGCTGGGGTGATTGGCGCCGCACTGTTCGTGCTGACGCTGGTGGCCCTGGTGCGCTGGGTGATTGCCTCGGGCGTCGCCAGCTAA
- the rpoH gene encoding RNA polymerase sigma factor RpoH, with protein sequence MTTALAVRDPWALVPSLGNLDAYIRAVQALPMLTAEEEAQHAKALRETGDLDAAGRLVMSHLRLVVAISRQYMGYGLPQGDLIQEGNVGLMKAVRRFDPDQGVRLVSYAMHWIKAEIHEYIVRNWRLVKVATTKAQRKLFFNLRSMKHALKGQTDSPQRQALSEAEIAEVARSLNVKPEEVIEMETRLAGGDVALEAPADDDEGAPPAPISYLSDDLQEPSRLLERRARDEMASTGLSRALEQLDERSRRIVQARWLDVNDDASGGKTLHELAAEYGVSAERIRQIEVAAMKKMRAALQAA encoded by the coding sequence ATGACCACTGCCCTCGCCGTCCGCGACCCCTGGGCCCTGGTGCCCTCGCTCGGCAATCTGGATGCCTACATCCGTGCCGTCCAGGCCCTGCCCATGCTCACGGCCGAAGAGGAGGCGCAACACGCCAAGGCGCTGCGCGAGACGGGTGACCTGGACGCTGCCGGCCGCCTGGTGATGTCCCACCTGCGCTTGGTAGTGGCCATTTCGCGTCAGTACATGGGCTATGGCCTGCCGCAGGGCGATCTGATCCAGGAAGGCAATGTCGGCCTGATGAAGGCGGTGCGGCGCTTCGACCCCGATCAGGGCGTGCGCCTGGTGTCCTATGCCATGCACTGGATCAAGGCCGAGATCCACGAATACATCGTGCGTAACTGGCGCCTCGTCAAGGTGGCCACCACCAAGGCCCAGCGCAAACTGTTCTTCAACCTGCGCTCGATGAAGCATGCGCTCAAGGGCCAGACCGACAGCCCTCAGCGTCAGGCCCTGAGTGAGGCCGAGATTGCCGAGGTGGCGCGCAGCCTCAACGTCAAGCCCGAAGAAGTCATCGAGATGGAGACCCGTCTGGCCGGCGGTGACGTCGCCCTGGAGGCTCCGGCCGATGACGACGAGGGCGCGCCGCCCGCCCCGATTTCGTATCTGTCCGACGATCTGCAGGAACCCAGCCGCCTGCTGGAGCGCCGCGCGCGCGACGAGATGGCCAGCACCGGCCTGAGCCGCGCGCTGGAACAACTGGACGAACGCAGCCGTCGCATCGTGCAGGCGCGCTGGCTGGACGTGAACGATGACGCCAGCGGCGGAAAGACCCTGCACGAACTGGCCGCCGAGTACGGCGTCAGCGCCGAGCGCATCCGCCAGATCGAAGTGGCGGCGATGAAGAAAATGCGGGCGGCCTTGCAGGCCGCCTAA
- a CDS encoding cytochrome oxidase small assembly protein, translating to MSPEQQKANRKLGLILLSVALAFGLGFMAKMIWL from the coding sequence ATGAGTCCTGAGCAGCAAAAGGCCAACCGCAAGCTGGGCCTGATCCTGCTCAGCGTGGCCCTGGCCTTTGGCCTGGGCTTCATGGCCAAGATGATTTGGTTGTGA
- a CDS encoding SURF1 family protein, with the protein MLGLTLLGVAATAALGMWQLGRAQDKLQRQAQLQAAQQASALTATELLAEPRGPWLQREAVLHGRWMPEQQIWLDNRPHDRRVGTLLLTPLRLQGGAVIWVQRGWQARAPGQHAVPPWPPTPDTDVQVRGRLALHASQAYAMGPEGSGALRQNLDLAASRSALGVTPLPWVLWQIGPDCAPLRCDWPEPDSGVHKHWGYAAQWFALAALILGLYVWYQHLRPARAKR; encoded by the coding sequence ATGCTGGGCCTGACACTGCTTGGGGTGGCAGCCACGGCGGCTCTTGGGATGTGGCAGTTGGGCCGTGCGCAGGACAAGTTGCAGCGTCAGGCCCAGTTGCAGGCGGCGCAGCAGGCCTCGGCCTTGACCGCTACCGAGTTACTGGCAGAACCCCGCGGCCCCTGGTTGCAGCGCGAGGCCGTCCTGCACGGGCGCTGGATGCCCGAGCAGCAGATCTGGCTGGACAACCGTCCGCACGACCGGCGTGTGGGCACCTTGCTGCTGACCCCACTGCGCTTGCAAGGCGGGGCCGTGATCTGGGTGCAGCGCGGCTGGCAGGCACGGGCGCCGGGTCAGCATGCCGTACCGCCCTGGCCCCCGACGCCGGATACAGACGTTCAGGTGCGAGGGCGATTGGCCCTACACGCCTCACAGGCCTATGCGATGGGGCCTGAAGGCAGCGGCGCACTGAGACAAAATCTCGACCTCGCCGCCAGCCGGTCGGCCCTGGGCGTCACGCCACTGCCCTGGGTGCTGTGGCAGATCGGTCCGGACTGCGCACCCCTGCGCTGCGACTGGCCGGAGCCCGATAGCGGCGTTCACAAACACTGGGGCTATGCCGCGCAATGGTTTGCGCTGGCGGCCCTGATCCTGGGTCTTTATGTCTGGTACCAACACCTCCGCCCCGCACGCGCCAAGCGCTGA
- a CDS encoding cytochrome c oxidase assembly protein, with amino-acid sequence MKATWVQRLRLANRQLVFKLTVIVALMFGFGYALVPMYRAICEALGINVLSLAERKEQAKNTQVDKSRLITIEFDANSRGPWDFKPAISQLKVHPGEMATVMYTFRNRQDYAMAAQAIPSYAPMQASSHFNKLECFCFNEYTLAAGESKEWPVVFVVDPKLPKDVHTITLSYTFFEVPGKKLAGL; translated from the coding sequence ATGAAGGCCACCTGGGTCCAGCGTCTGCGCCTCGCCAACCGTCAGCTGGTGTTCAAGCTGACGGTGATCGTGGCCCTGATGTTTGGCTTTGGCTATGCCTTGGTGCCCATGTACCGCGCGATCTGCGAGGCCCTGGGCATCAATGTGCTGAGCCTGGCCGAACGCAAGGAGCAGGCCAAGAACACCCAGGTCGACAAATCGCGCCTGATCACCATCGAGTTTGATGCCAACTCGCGCGGACCCTGGGACTTCAAGCCGGCCATCAGCCAGCTCAAGGTCCATCCGGGCGAGATGGCGACGGTGATGTATACCTTCCGCAACCGGCAGGACTACGCGATGGCGGCGCAGGCGATCCCGAGCTATGCACCGATGCAGGCGAGCAGCCACTTCAACAAGTTGGAGTGCTTCTGCTTCAACGAGTACACGCTGGCAGCCGGTGAGAGCAAGGAGTGGCCGGTGGTCTTTGTGGTGGACCCCAAGCTGCCCAAGGATGTGCACACCATCACCTTGTCCTACACCTTCTTCGAGGTGCCGGGCAAGAAGCTGGCGGGGCTCTGA
- a CDS encoding SCO family protein, producing the protein MSGTNTSAPHAPSADPAQLTVHDVGALEGLTSAERTRRGRWMMAWVVFLCALPVIASYFTFYVIQPRGQGYGSLIDPPRLIPEALALRDLQGRPVAAKSLHQQWLLVVVDGGSCVGECEKHLYLQQQLRTMLGKEMDKLDKVWLVNDEAPLSAELQAKLGQAQALQVLRANPEALARWLEPAAGQPLSAHLYLVDPRGEWMWRSPVAPDPLQVKKDLNRLLKANAGWDRPGR; encoded by the coding sequence ATGTCTGGTACCAACACCTCCGCCCCGCACGCGCCAAGCGCTGATCCGGCCCAATTGACGGTGCATGACGTCGGTGCCCTGGAAGGGCTGACGAGCGCCGAGCGCACCCGCCGTGGGCGCTGGATGATGGCCTGGGTGGTGTTTCTGTGCGCCTTGCCCGTCATTGCCAGCTACTTCACCTTCTATGTGATCCAACCGCGCGGGCAGGGCTATGGCAGCTTGATTGACCCACCCCGATTGATCCCCGAGGCGCTCGCTCTGCGCGACCTGCAGGGGCGTCCGGTTGCCGCGAAGTCTTTGCACCAGCAGTGGTTGCTGGTGGTGGTGGATGGGGGTTCCTGCGTGGGCGAGTGCGAGAAGCATCTGTACCTGCAGCAGCAACTGCGCACCATGCTGGGCAAGGAAATGGACAAGCTGGACAAGGTTTGGCTCGTCAACGACGAGGCCCCGCTGAGCGCCGAATTGCAGGCCAAGCTGGGGCAAGCCCAAGCTCTGCAGGTGTTGCGCGCCAACCCCGAGGCTCTGGCGCGATGGTTGGAGCCGGCTGCAGGTCAGCCGCTGAGTGCCCATCTCTATCTAGTGGATCCGCGCGGGGAATGGATGTGGCGCTCACCCGTGGCGCCCGATCCCCTGCAGGTCAAGAAAGACCTCAACCGCCTGCTCAAGGCCAACGCCGGCTGGGACCGTCCGGGCCGATGA
- a CDS encoding DUF2909 domain-containing protein, which translates to MNWIFLIAFIGILGALAAAGFFMLKRPQSKEDAPKTMARALAWRVGISVALFLMILLAWSQGWIEPRGVPLGR; encoded by the coding sequence ATGAACTGGATATTTCTGATCGCCTTCATCGGCATTCTGGGTGCCCTGGCCGCGGCCGGGTTCTTTATGCTCAAGCGCCCGCAGTCCAAAGAGGATGCGCCCAAAACCATGGCCCGCGCTCTGGCTTGGCGGGTCGGCATCTCGGTCGCTCTGTTTCTGATGATCCTGCTGGCCTGGAGCCAGGGCTGGATCGAACCTCGAGGCGTTCCTCTGGGCCGCTGA